The Pantoea phytobeneficialis genome has a segment encoding these proteins:
- the astB gene encoding N-succinylarginine dihydrolase — MKAFEANFDGLVGLTHHYAGLSFGNEASTRNQLQPSNPRLAAKQGLLKMKALADMGYVQGVIPPHERPNLPLLRQLGFSGSDEQVLAQAAKQAPQLLSAASSASAMWVANAATVSPSADSADGRVHFTVANLNNKFHRAIEAPETADLLRAIFRDPQHFSVHDALPQVALFGDEGAANHNRFGADYGDAGVQLFVYGREGKSSGTEPARYPARQTREASEAVARLHQLHQERTVYAQQNPAVIDQGVFHNDVIAVSNQQVFFCHEDAFVNQPQLLADLQTRIPGFCAIEVPRNKVSVADAVNTYLFNSQLLQRTDGGMLLVLPEESRQHSGVWRYLSELVESGGPIRELKVFDLRESMYNGGGPACLRLRVVLTEAERQALNPAVLMNDRLFGVLNDWVDRHYRDRLTQADLADPQLLREGRYALDELTQLLDLGSVYAFQR; from the coding sequence ATGAAAGCCTTTGAAGCCAACTTTGACGGCCTGGTGGGGCTGACGCACCATTACGCCGGATTATCCTTCGGCAACGAAGCCTCGACACGCAACCAGTTGCAGCCCTCCAACCCGCGTCTCGCGGCGAAGCAGGGGCTGCTGAAGATGAAAGCACTGGCCGATATGGGCTATGTGCAAGGGGTGATTCCGCCACACGAACGTCCCAATCTGCCACTGCTGCGGCAGTTGGGTTTTAGCGGCAGTGATGAACAGGTGCTGGCACAGGCAGCGAAACAGGCACCACAACTGCTGTCGGCCGCCAGTTCCGCTTCGGCGATGTGGGTAGCGAACGCTGCCACCGTCTCACCGTCTGCCGACAGCGCCGATGGGCGTGTGCATTTTACCGTGGCTAACCTCAACAACAAATTCCATCGCGCCATTGAAGCGCCGGAAACCGCCGATTTGTTGCGTGCTATCTTCCGCGATCCGCAGCATTTCAGCGTCCATGATGCGTTGCCGCAGGTGGCGCTGTTTGGCGATGAGGGGGCGGCTAACCATAACCGTTTCGGCGCGGATTACGGTGATGCCGGGGTGCAGTTGTTTGTTTATGGTCGTGAGGGCAAGTCATCAGGCACAGAACCGGCGCGCTATCCGGCACGCCAGACGCGAGAGGCCAGTGAGGCGGTGGCGCGTTTGCATCAGCTGCATCAGGAACGCACGGTCTATGCCCAACAGAACCCGGCGGTTATCGATCAGGGCGTGTTCCATAACGATGTTATCGCGGTGAGTAACCAGCAGGTGTTCTTCTGTCATGAGGACGCCTTTGTCAATCAGCCCCAATTGCTGGCAGATTTGCAGACGCGAATTCCCGGCTTTTGCGCGATTGAAGTGCCGCGCAATAAGGTTTCGGTCGCCGATGCGGTCAATACTTACCTGTTTAACAGCCAGCTGTTGCAACGGACCGATGGCGGCATGCTGCTGGTGTTGCCGGAGGAGTCACGCCAGCATAGCGGCGTATGGCGTTATCTGAGTGAACTGGTGGAGAGCGGTGGGCCGATTCGTGAACTGAAGGTGTTTGACCTGCGCGAGAGTATGTACAACGGCGGGGGCCCGGCTTGTTTACGGTTACGTGTGGTACTGACGGAAGCGGAGCGTCAGGCGTTGAATCCGGCGGTATTGATGAATGACCGCCTGTTTGGCGTCCTCAATGACTGGGTCGACCGCCATTATCGCGATCGCTTAACCCAGGCGGATTTGGCCGATCCGCAATTGCTACGTGAAGGGCGCTACGCACTGGATGAACTGACACAGCTGCTAGACTTAGGCTCTGTCTACGCATTTCAGCGCTGA
- the astE gene encoding succinylglutamate desuccinylase, with the protein MQDFLQQTLSGRVPLERQGQNAHLSWQWLDEGILSLTPHTPTSQALVLSAGIHGNETAPVEILNLLLTPLLRGEKPLAVRLLVLLGNPQALRSGKRYQQYDINRLFGGRWQQVSDVAEARRALRLEQALETFWHTCLTTETRWHLDLHTAIRGSYHTRFGVMPLNQRPWPQDFMHWLAVAGLEALVFHRSPGGTFTHFSCEHYAAASCTLELGKALPFGENDLTQFSAAYQALAALLYGGALPEVQAQPRHYQVAQQITRHGEDFVLHMGAETLNFTAFPQGTLLAEEGDTRYYVQQAREYVLFPNPNVAAGLRAGLMLVEENEQTQALTL; encoded by the coding sequence ATGCAGGACTTTTTACAACAAACATTGTCTGGTCGGGTGCCACTGGAGCGTCAGGGGCAAAACGCCCACCTCAGTTGGCAGTGGCTGGACGAGGGCATTCTGTCCTTAACCCCGCATACCCCAACGTCGCAGGCGCTGGTGTTGTCGGCGGGGATCCACGGTAATGAAACCGCGCCTGTTGAGATCCTGAACCTGCTACTGACGCCCTTGCTGCGCGGCGAAAAACCGCTGGCGGTACGTCTGCTGGTGCTGTTGGGTAATCCGCAGGCATTACGCAGCGGCAAACGTTATCAGCAATATGATATCAATCGTCTGTTTGGTGGCCGCTGGCAGCAGGTGTCTGATGTGGCGGAGGCACGGCGTGCATTGCGGCTGGAGCAGGCGTTGGAAACCTTCTGGCACACCTGCCTGACGACTGAAACACGCTGGCATCTCGATTTGCATACCGCGATCCGTGGTTCTTACCATACCCGCTTTGGCGTGATGCCCCTCAATCAACGTCCGTGGCCGCAGGATTTTATGCACTGGCTGGCGGTCGCAGGGCTGGAAGCGTTGGTATTCCATCGTTCTCCCGGCGGTACCTTTACCCATTTCAGTTGCGAACATTATGCCGCCGCCAGTTGTACCCTGGAGCTGGGTAAGGCGCTGCCGTTTGGTGAGAACGATCTGACTCAATTCAGCGCGGCATATCAGGCGCTGGCGGCGTTGTTATATGGAGGCGCACTGCCAGAGGTACAGGCGCAGCCCCGCCATTATCAAGTTGCGCAACAAATCACCCGGCATGGCGAAGACTTTGTGCTGCATATGGGTGCGGAAACCCTCAACTTCACCGCTTTTCCCCAAGGGACGTTGTTGGCGGAAGAGGGAGATACCCGTTACTACGTGCAGCAGGCACGCGAGTATGTCTTGTTTCCCAACCCGAATGTTGCAGCGGGATTGCGTGCCGGCTTGATGCTGGTGGAAGAGAATGAGCAAACCCAGGCGTTGACGTTATAA
- the spy gene encoding ATP-independent periplasmic protein-refolding chaperone Spy, whose amino-acid sequence MRKLTSLFLATAMALGAANIVHAAADNLTPPPAGSEKPMHKPPMRHGGMDMMFKGLNLTDAQKKQMHDIMRESHKDFKRPSLEERRANHALIASDTFDRAKAEAQAEKMTANAKERAVAMMETQNKLYNVLTPEQKKQFNANFEKRLTEKRPHDGKMPPPPADGE is encoded by the coding sequence ATGCGTAAACTGACTTCCCTCTTCCTGGCTACCGCGATGGCTCTCGGTGCTGCCAATATCGTCCATGCTGCGGCAGACAATCTGACGCCACCGCCGGCCGGCAGCGAGAAACCAATGCATAAGCCGCCGATGCGTCATGGTGGTATGGACATGATGTTCAAAGGTCTGAACCTGACCGACGCCCAGAAAAAACAGATGCATGACATCATGCGTGAAAGCCACAAAGACTTTAAACGTCCGTCGCTGGAAGAGCGTCGCGCTAACCACGCGCTGATTGCCTCTGACACCTTCGACCGGGCGAAAGCCGAAGCGCAGGCAGAGAAAATGACGGCTAATGCCAAAGAGCGTGCTGTGGCGATGATGGAAACGCAGAACAAACTCTATAACGTGTTGACGCCGGAGCAGAAAAAGCAGTTCAACGCGAACTTTGAGAAACGTCTGACAGAGAAACGCCCGCACGATGGTAAGATGCCGCCACCACCGGCTGATGGCGAATAA
- the cho gene encoding excinuclease Cho — protein sequence MVRRATSYRLEFDAAAIYQYPEHLRQWLDGLPNQPGVYVFHGESDNLPLYIGKSVNLRSRVMSHFRTPDEASMLRQARRVSWIPTAGDLGAQLLEAQMIKTQQPLFNKRLRKNRQLCSLQLNDTVPQVVYARDLDFSCTSNLYGLFRSRHAALEKLKSIADEQRLCHGLLGLENLRSGRGCFRAALKRCAGACCGNEPPEAHQQRLQQALEALRVVCWPWSGAVGMVERGIAMTQIHVIDHWFWLGSVSSEAEARQLQRIPHGFDHDGYKILCRPLLSGEFPLIEL from the coding sequence TTGGTCAGACGAGCCACCAGTTACCGCCTTGAATTTGATGCGGCAGCCATTTACCAGTATCCCGAACATCTTCGCCAGTGGCTGGACGGTTTACCCAATCAGCCCGGCGTGTATGTCTTCCACGGCGAAAGCGATAACCTGCCGCTGTATATCGGCAAAAGCGTTAACCTGCGCAGTCGCGTGATGTCCCATTTCCGCACGCCGGATGAAGCCAGCATGCTGCGCCAGGCAAGACGTGTCAGTTGGATCCCCACGGCTGGCGATCTGGGTGCGCAGTTACTGGAAGCGCAGATGATCAAAACGCAACAGCCGTTGTTCAATAAACGCCTGCGCAAAAACCGTCAGCTCTGCTCACTCCAGCTTAACGACACCGTGCCGCAAGTAGTTTACGCCCGCGACCTCGATTTCTCCTGTACCTCAAACCTTTATGGTTTGTTTCGTAGCCGCCACGCCGCGCTGGAAAAGCTGAAAAGCATCGCTGATGAACAGCGCCTGTGTCACGGTTTGCTGGGGCTGGAGAATCTGCGCAGCGGCCGGGGCTGTTTTCGTGCCGCGCTTAAACGCTGTGCCGGCGCCTGCTGCGGCAACGAACCGCCAGAAGCGCATCAACAACGTTTGCAACAGGCACTGGAAGCGTTACGGGTGGTGTGCTGGCCGTGGTCCGGCGCGGTGGGAATGGTGGAACGCGGTATCGCCATGACGCAAATCCACGTTATTGATCACTGGTTTTGGCTGGGTTCGGTGAGTAGCGAAGCCGAAGCTCGCCAGCTACAACGCATCCCTCATGGCTTTGATCACGACGGCTATAAAATCCTCTGCCGCCCTCTGCTATCGGGTGAGTTCCCGCTGATCGAGCTGTAA
- the yddG gene encoding aromatic amino acid DMT transporter YddG: MPAHLPRATLIGLSAILLWSTTVGLMRSVSEAFGATGGAALIYTTTAILLCLTRGLPDFRQMPTRYLWGGGLLFVGYEICLALAIGLAQDRAQSLELGMINYLWPCLTVVFAIPINQQRFRVWLWPGLLLSLAGIVWVLQSRGGSSLSQLGHNLLSNPLAYGLAFIAAFAWGLYNNVTRRYANGKSGVNLFFVVTALALWFKFALTEQVSSLHFSLIPALEVLFMGVSTAVAYSAWNHGIQHGNLTLLATASYFTPVLSALLASLWLGLTPSLTFWQGVLMITLGSLICWLATRRL; encoded by the coding sequence ATGCCTGCACATTTGCCGCGCGCCACCCTGATCGGTTTAAGCGCGATTTTACTCTGGAGCACTACCGTTGGCCTGATGCGCAGCGTCAGTGAAGCCTTTGGCGCCACCGGTGGCGCAGCGCTGATTTATACCACCACGGCGATCCTGCTCTGCCTGACACGCGGCCTGCCGGATTTCCGCCAGATGCCAACGCGTTATTTGTGGGGCGGAGGGCTGCTGTTTGTCGGCTATGAAATCTGCCTCGCGCTGGCGATTGGTCTGGCGCAGGATCGTGCCCAGTCGCTGGAGCTGGGGATGATCAACTACCTGTGGCCCTGTCTGACCGTCGTGTTTGCCATTCCGATCAACCAGCAGCGCTTCCGCGTCTGGCTATGGCCGGGATTGTTGTTGTCACTGGCGGGCATTGTCTGGGTGCTACAGAGCCGCGGCGGCAGTTCATTATCACAGCTTGGGCATAATCTGCTGAGTAACCCGCTGGCGTATGGTCTGGCTTTTATTGCTGCTTTCGCCTGGGGGTTATACAACAACGTGACGCGCCGTTATGCCAACGGTAAAAGCGGCGTCAATCTGTTCTTTGTCGTCACCGCGCTGGCGCTGTGGTTCAAATTCGCCCTCACCGAACAGGTCAGCTCACTGCATTTCAGCCTGATCCCGGCGCTGGAGGTGTTATTTATGGGTGTCTCCACCGCGGTAGCCTACTCGGCGTGGAACCACGGCATTCAACACGGTAATCTGACATTACTGGCAACGGCATCCTACTTCACACCGGTGCTGTCGGCGCTGCTGGCGTCACTCTGGCTTGGCCTGACGCCCTCCCTGACCTTCTGGCAAGGGGTGCTGATGATCACCCTCGGCTCATTGATCTGCTGGCTGGCGACCCGTCGCCTGTAG
- the nadE gene encoding ammonia-dependent NAD(+) synthetase — translation MSLQQEIIEALGVKPVIDPQQEVRVSVDFLKSYLKTNPGIKTLVLGISGGQDSTLTGILSQTAIRELREETGDNDYTFIAVRLPYGVQADEQDCQDALAFIQPDRSLVVNIKEAVLASERALQDAGITLSDYIRGNEKARERMKAQYSIAGMTKGVVVGTDHAAEAVTGFFTKYGDGGTDINPIFRLNKGQGKQLLKLLGCPEHLYLKHPTADLEDNRPGLQDEVALGVTYQLIDAYLEGKTIDASAAKIIEGWYLKTEHKRRPPITVFDDFWKK, via the coding sequence ATGTCACTGCAGCAGGAAATCATTGAAGCCCTTGGTGTTAAACCCGTCATCGATCCCCAGCAAGAAGTTCGCGTCAGCGTTGATTTTTTGAAGTCCTACCTGAAAACCAATCCGGGGATTAAGACCCTGGTACTGGGTATCAGCGGTGGTCAGGATTCCACACTGACCGGCATCCTGTCACAAACCGCCATTCGTGAACTGCGCGAAGAGACCGGTGATAACGACTACACCTTCATTGCCGTGCGTCTGCCTTATGGCGTGCAGGCCGATGAGCAGGATTGTCAGGATGCGCTGGCGTTTATCCAACCGGATCGGTCGCTGGTGGTCAACATTAAAGAAGCGGTGCTGGCAAGTGAGCGCGCCTTACAGGACGCGGGCATCACCCTGTCTGACTATATTCGCGGTAACGAGAAAGCGCGTGAGCGCATGAAAGCCCAATACAGCATCGCGGGGATGACCAAAGGCGTAGTCGTGGGGACGGATCATGCCGCTGAAGCCGTCACCGGTTTCTTCACCAAATATGGCGATGGCGGCACTGACATCAACCCGATTTTCCGCCTCAACAAAGGCCAGGGCAAACAGTTGCTGAAACTGCTGGGCTGCCCGGAGCATCTTTACCTGAAGCATCCGACGGCTGACCTCGAAGATAATCGTCCAGGATTACAGGATGAAGTGGCTCTCGGCGTGACCTATCAGCTGATTGATGCCTATCTGGAAGGCAAGACCATTGATGCGTCTGCTGCCAAAATCATTGAAGGCTGGTATCTGAAAACCGAGCATAAACGTCGCCCACCAATTACCGTGTTCGACGATTTCTGGAAAAAATAA
- a CDS encoding multidrug effflux MFS transporter: MTPAPSNRLVYAITLGLLAALGPLCIDLYLPALPELAQDLHTETATAQLSLTATLVGLGAGQLLFGPLSDKFGRLRPLRVSLLLLFVASIGCAVAQDINQLLVARLFEGLAGGGGAVLSRAVARDMYSGYELTRFFALLMLVNGLAPIAAPVLGGFMLTVLNWRGIFMVLGAVAILLILLTRWKLHETLPEAKRNRGSIFSAWAALGEVFTHRSFMGFCLTQGFMMAGMLAYIGSSPFVLQQIYGLSPQAFSFCFAANGFGLIIASQTSARLCRRWGEYRVLKGGLLLAFVASACLLLAGILGASLPVILLALFFTIASNGVIATTASSLAMQSQGHRAGSASAVIGVTMFTLGAISVPLTGLGGTSLLSMTGTIFGCFMLAIVMFLVLAQKPKSA; encoded by the coding sequence ATGACACCTGCACCTTCTAACCGTCTGGTTTATGCCATAACCCTTGGCCTGCTCGCTGCCCTTGGGCCGCTCTGTATCGATCTCTACCTGCCCGCCCTGCCTGAACTGGCACAGGACCTGCACACCGAAACCGCCACTGCCCAGTTAAGCCTCACCGCGACACTGGTAGGCCTTGGAGCCGGCCAGCTGCTGTTCGGTCCGTTGAGCGACAAATTTGGTCGCCTGCGTCCCTTACGCGTCTCACTGCTGCTGCTGTTTGTCGCCTCAATCGGTTGTGCCGTGGCGCAAGATATTAATCAACTACTGGTGGCCCGTCTGTTTGAAGGCCTGGCGGGGGGTGGTGGCGCCGTGCTGTCGCGTGCCGTCGCGCGTGATATGTATAGTGGCTATGAACTGACGCGCTTTTTTGCCTTGTTGATGTTGGTCAATGGTCTGGCCCCGATCGCCGCCCCGGTTCTCGGCGGTTTTATGCTAACTGTGCTGAACTGGCGTGGCATTTTTATGGTGCTGGGAGCGGTGGCCATTTTGCTCATCCTGCTGACGCGCTGGAAACTGCATGAAACTTTGCCCGAAGCAAAACGCAATCGGGGTTCCATTTTCTCCGCCTGGGCCGCGCTGGGTGAGGTATTTACCCATCGTTCATTTATGGGCTTCTGTTTAACGCAGGGTTTTATGATGGCGGGGATGCTCGCTTACATCGGTTCATCACCGTTTGTCCTGCAACAGATCTACGGTTTGTCTCCGCAGGCCTTTAGCTTCTGCTTTGCCGCCAACGGATTCGGTCTGATTATTGCTTCTCAGACCAGCGCCCGCCTGTGCCGACGTTGGGGAGAATACCGGGTACTGAAAGGTGGCCTGCTGCTGGCCTTTGTCGCCTCCGCCTGTCTGTTACTCGCGGGCATCCTCGGTGCATCGCTGCCGGTGATTCTGCTGGCGCTGTTCTTCACCATCGCCAGCAATGGTGTTATCGCCACCACTGCCTCATCACTGGCCATGCAAAGCCAGGGCCACCGCGCAGGCAGCGCCTCAGCAGTGATTGGCGTCACCATGTTCACACTGGGGGCCATCAGCGTACCGCTCACTGGTCTCGGTGGCACCTCGCTACTGAGTATGACTGGCACGATTTTTGGCTGTTTTATGTTGGCGATTGTAATGTTCCTGGTGTTGGCTCAGAAGCCAAAAAGCGCCTGA
- a CDS encoding TetR/AcrR family transcriptional regulator, with product MTRQRENNKDERHRLRQDEIIRAARECFRREGFHAASMARLACAANLSVGQIYRYFPSKDAIIEEMVKRIVDGRVAAMRDRVDSDQIATTLAWRESLNPEDELLMLDVAAEAGRNPRVAAMLEAADARMFSQARHKIRASHPELGDEQVDACVEVLAVLFDGTALRRLTPQKASAVTLQHLYQNLISHLIKTEDK from the coding sequence ATGACCAGACAACGAGAAAATAATAAAGATGAACGCCACCGCCTGCGCCAGGATGAAATCATCCGTGCTGCGCGCGAATGTTTTCGTCGGGAGGGGTTCCATGCTGCCAGCATGGCGCGGCTGGCGTGCGCCGCCAATCTCAGCGTGGGGCAAATCTACCGGTACTTCCCCAGCAAGGACGCCATCATTGAAGAGATGGTGAAACGTATTGTCGATGGTCGCGTTGCCGCGATGCGCGATCGGGTCGACAGCGATCAAATCGCCACCACGCTTGCCTGGCGGGAAAGCCTGAACCCGGAAGATGAATTATTGATGCTGGATGTCGCCGCCGAAGCCGGTCGTAATCCACGCGTCGCGGCAATGCTCGAAGCGGCGGATGCCCGCATGTTCAGCCAGGCCCGTCACAAGATCCGCGCCAGTCATCCTGAACTGGGCGACGAACAGGTGGACGCCTGTGTCGAAGTACTGGCCGTGTTGTTTGACGGCACGGCCCTCCGCCGCCTGACGCCACAGAAAGCGTCAGCGGTGACCCTGCAACACCTTTATCAGAACCTGATTTCACACCTAATAAAGACAGAGGATAAATGA
- the osmE gene encoding osmotically-inducible lipoprotein OsmE, with translation MNKVLGCIAAALTLAALSGCTAYDRAESFVTKPVVKDVKKGMTRDQVRQIAGAPSTEITMVHARGTCQTYVLGERDGKVQTYFVSYNDTGHVMNYGFQSCKEYDTDPQATQ, from the coding sequence ATGAATAAAGTGCTGGGATGTATCGCTGCTGCGTTAACGCTGGCAGCACTCTCTGGTTGTACGGCTTACGATCGCGCAGAGAGCTTCGTGACCAAACCTGTGGTGAAGGATGTGAAGAAAGGAATGACCCGTGATCAGGTGCGTCAGATTGCCGGGGCACCGTCTACTGAGATCACTATGGTGCATGCGCGCGGCACCTGTCAGACTTATGTGCTGGGTGAGCGCGATGGCAAAGTCCAGACTTACTTCGTCAGCTATAACGACACGGGACATGTGATGAACTACGGCTTCCAGAGCTGTAAAGAGTACGATACCGACCCGCAAGCGACGCAGTAA
- a CDS encoding DUF6515 family protein — protein MKKVIASVLALTLLTPAIALAHPGPWGPGPGPGPHWGGPGPLRFLPDAATAVLIGGLTYYLLNGSYYQRQGDTYVVVQPPQSEPVAGMRVLDFNGKRYYVQDGHYYQRDINGSYNEVPRPYGL, from the coding sequence ATGAAAAAAGTTATCGCCTCCGTGCTGGCGTTAACCTTATTAACACCAGCCATCGCCCTTGCCCACCCAGGTCCGTGGGGACCCGGCCCAGGTCCTGGACCGCACTGGGGTGGACCAGGTCCATTACGTTTCTTACCCGATGCCGCGACAGCGGTGTTGATTGGCGGTCTGACCTATTATCTGTTGAATGGCAGCTACTATCAGCGTCAGGGCGATACCTACGTTGTGGTGCAGCCACCGCAGTCAGAGCCGGTAGCCGGTATGCGTGTGCTCGACTTCAACGGCAAGCGTTATTACGTGCAGGATGGTCATTACTATCAGCGCGATATCAACGGCAGCTATAACGAAGTGCCACGCCCCTACGGCTTGTAA
- a CDS encoding L-cystine transporter: MDFPLIINLVVFAALLVLLARIGNARWSLSKRVLTGLVFGVLFGLALQAIYGENSPVVKASIGWFNIVGNGYVQLLQMIVMPLVFASILSAVARLHNASSLGKISVLTIGVLLFTTAISALVGVMVTGLFGLTADGLVQGAQETARLNAIQSNYIGKVADLTVPQLLLSFIPKNPFADLTGASPTSIISVVIFAAFLGVAALQLLKDDKAKGERVLVAIDTLQSWVMKLVRLIMKLTPYGVLALMTKVVAGSNLQDIIKLGGFVVASYLGLAIMFGVHALLLSFNGINPLRFFRKVWPVITFAFTSRSSAASIPLNVETQTRRLGVPESIASFSASFGATIGQNGCAGLYPTMLAVMVAPTVGINPFDPLWIATLVGIVTLSSAGVAGVGGGATFAALIVLPAMGLPVTLVALLISIEPLIDMGRTALNVNGAMTAGSLTSRWLGLTDKKVLESDDHAELAHR, encoded by the coding sequence ATGGATTTTCCCCTGATTATTAATCTCGTGGTGTTCGCCGCGTTGCTGGTGTTATTAGCACGCATTGGCAACGCGCGCTGGAGCCTGTCAAAACGCGTATTAACTGGCCTGGTGTTCGGCGTGTTGTTTGGTCTGGCGCTGCAAGCCATATACGGTGAGAACAGCCCGGTGGTGAAAGCCTCGATTGGCTGGTTCAACATTGTCGGCAACGGTTACGTGCAATTGTTGCAGATGATCGTGATGCCGCTGGTCTTCGCTTCCATCCTCAGCGCGGTGGCTCGCCTGCACAATGCCTCTTCACTGGGCAAAATCAGCGTACTGACCATCGGCGTGTTGTTGTTTACTACGGCGATTTCAGCGCTGGTAGGCGTGATGGTCACTGGCCTGTTTGGTTTAACCGCAGATGGCCTGGTGCAAGGTGCGCAGGAAACCGCGCGCCTGAACGCGATTCAGAGCAACTACATCGGAAAAGTGGCCGATCTGACCGTGCCACAACTGCTGCTCTCCTTTATCCCTAAAAATCCGTTTGCCGATCTCACCGGCGCTAGCCCGACCTCGATCATCAGCGTGGTGATTTTCGCCGCGTTTCTCGGCGTGGCGGCGTTGCAGTTGTTGAAAGATGACAAAGCGAAAGGCGAACGTGTGCTGGTGGCAATCGACACCCTGCAATCCTGGGTGATGAAACTGGTTCGTTTGATCATGAAGCTGACACCCTACGGTGTGCTGGCCCTGATGACCAAAGTAGTCGCGGGTTCTAACCTTCAGGACATCATTAAGCTCGGTGGCTTTGTTGTGGCCTCTTATCTGGGCCTGGCGATTATGTTTGGCGTGCACGCGCTGCTGCTCTCTTTCAACGGCATCAATCCGCTGCGTTTCTTTCGCAAAGTGTGGCCGGTGATTACCTTTGCTTTTACCAGCCGTTCCAGCGCCGCCAGTATCCCGTTGAACGTTGAAACCCAGACGCGTCGCCTTGGTGTGCCGGAATCCATCGCCAGCTTCTCGGCCTCCTTTGGTGCCACCATTGGACAGAATGGTTGTGCCGGTCTGTATCCGACCATGCTGGCGGTGATGGTTGCACCGACTGTCGGGATCAACCCGTTTGACCCGCTGTGGATTGCCACCCTGGTAGGGATCGTCACCCTCAGCTCAGCCGGTGTGGCCGGTGTGGGCGGCGGTGCCACCTTTGCCGCCTTGATCGTGCTGCCCGCGATGGGCCTGCCGGTAACACTGGTCGCGCTGTTGATCTCCATCGAACCGTTGATTGATATGGGCCGCACCGCGCTCAACGTCAATGGCGCAATGACCGCTGGCTCCCTGACCAGCCGCTGGCTTGGCCTGACCGACAAAAAAGTGCTGGAGAGCGACGACCACGCCGAACTGGCGCATCGTTAA
- a CDS encoding metal-dependent hydrolase, with product MTAEGHIIFAIASAIFAKRAELTPVMASADWWHLVPAALLTCLLPDIDHPKSVLGQRLKWLSQPIARAFGHRGFTHSLLAVAVSLWLFQINVPASWPIPADVLQGMTLGYLSHIVADMLTPAGVPLLWPCRWRFRLPLLNSQKGNQLERALCLALVGYALWFPPGLPSFGANGWPEQLFNTLQNGVGRIINSQSAR from the coding sequence ATGACGGCCGAAGGCCACATCATTTTCGCCATTGCCAGTGCTATTTTTGCCAAGCGCGCGGAGCTCACGCCGGTAATGGCCAGTGCCGACTGGTGGCATCTGGTGCCGGCTGCACTGCTGACCTGTTTGCTGCCGGATATTGATCATCCCAAATCGGTGCTGGGACAACGTCTGAAGTGGCTTTCCCAGCCCATCGCTCGCGCCTTTGGTCATCGCGGTTTTACCCACAGCCTGCTGGCGGTGGCAGTAAGCTTGTGGCTGTTTCAGATTAATGTCCCCGCCAGTTGGCCCATCCCTGCGGATGTGTTGCAGGGCATGACTCTGGGCTATCTCAGCCATATTGTCGCCGATATGCTGACACCCGCTGGCGTTCCCCTGCTGTGGCCCTGCCGTTGGCGCTTTCGCCTGCCGCTGCTGAACAGCCAAAAAGGCAACCAACTGGAGCGCGCCCTTTGCCTCGCACTGGTCGGCTACGCGCTGTGGTTTCCACCTGGCTTGCCGTCTTTTGGTGCAAACGGCTGGCCTGAACAATTGTTCAACACCTTACAAAATGGCGTAGGCCGCATAATAAACAGTCAAAGCGCGCGATAA